Proteins co-encoded in one Neofelis nebulosa isolate mNeoNeb1 chromosome 2, mNeoNeb1.pri, whole genome shotgun sequence genomic window:
- the RIMS3 gene encoding regulating synaptic membrane exocytosis protein 3 isoform X2 — MFNGEPGPASAAASRNVVRSSSISGEICGSQQAGGGTGTTTAKKRRSSLGAKMVAIVGLTQWSKSTLQLPQSEGATKKLRSNIRRSTETGIAVEMRSRVTRQGSRESTDGSTNSNSSEGTFIFPTTRLGAESQFSDFLDGLGPAQIVGRQTLATPPMGDVHVAIMDRSGQLEVEVIEARGLTPKPGSKSLPATYIKVYLLENGACLAKKKTKVAKKTCDPLYQQALLFDEGPQGKVLQPALMSIAHQLHARLCVKCFPVLTSFCARDGPGK, encoded by the exons ATGTTTAACGGGGAGCCTGGTCCGGCCTCGGCCGCGGCCTCCAGGAATGTGGTTCGGAGCTCCAGCATCAGCGGTGAAATCTGTGGCTCCcagcaggctgggggtgggacCGGGACCACCACGGCCAAGAAGCGGCGCAGCAGCCTTGGGGCCAAGATGGTGGCCATCGTGGGCCTGACTCAGTGGAGCAAGAGCACACTCCAGCTCCCCCAGTCTG AAGGGGCCACCAAGAAGCTGCGCAGCAACATCCGGCGGAGCACAGAGACAGGCATCGCCGTGGAAATGCGGAGTCGGGTCACACGCCAGGGCAGCCGGGAGTCTACCGATGGGAGCACCAACAGCAACAGCTCCGAGGGCAC gTTCATTTTCCCCACCACCCGGCTCGGGGCTGAAAGCCAGTTTAGTGATTTCCTGGATGGGCTGGGACCAGCCCAGATTGTGGGGCGACAGACATTGGCGACACCACCAATGG GGGACGTGCACGTTGCCATCATGGACCGGAGTGGCCAGCTGGAGGTGGAAGTGATTGAGGCCCGGGGCCTGACCCCCAAACCAGGCTCCAAATCCCTCCCAG CCACCTATATCAAGGTTTACCTGCTTGAGAATGGGGCCTGCTTGGccaaaaagaagacaaaggtCGCCAAGAAGACCTGTGACCCCCTGTACCAGCAGGCTCTGCTCTTTGACGAGGGGCCCCAGGGCAAGGTGCTGCAG CCGGCGCTAATGTCTATTGCTCATCAgctccatgccaggctctgtgttaagTGCTTTCCAGTCCTGACCTCCTTTTGTGCTCGAGATGGTCCTGGGAAGTAG
- the RIMS3 gene encoding regulating synaptic membrane exocytosis protein 3 isoform X1, which translates to MFNGEPGPASAAASRNVVRSSSISGEICGSQQAGGGTGTTTAKKRRSSLGAKMVAIVGLTQWSKSTLQLPQSEGATKKLRSNIRRSTETGIAVEMRSRVTRQGSRESTDGSTNSNSSEGTFIFPTTRLGAESQFSDFLDGLGPAQIVGRQTLATPPMGDVHVAIMDRSGQLEVEVIEARGLTPKPGSKSLPATYIKVYLLENGACLAKKKTKVAKKTCDPLYQQALLFDEGPQGKVLQVIVWGDYGRMDHKCFMGMAQIMLDELDLSAAVAGWYKLFPTSSVADSSLGSLTRRLSQSSLESATSPSCS; encoded by the exons ATGTTTAACGGGGAGCCTGGTCCGGCCTCGGCCGCGGCCTCCAGGAATGTGGTTCGGAGCTCCAGCATCAGCGGTGAAATCTGTGGCTCCcagcaggctgggggtgggacCGGGACCACCACGGCCAAGAAGCGGCGCAGCAGCCTTGGGGCCAAGATGGTGGCCATCGTGGGCCTGACTCAGTGGAGCAAGAGCACACTCCAGCTCCCCCAGTCTG AAGGGGCCACCAAGAAGCTGCGCAGCAACATCCGGCGGAGCACAGAGACAGGCATCGCCGTGGAAATGCGGAGTCGGGTCACACGCCAGGGCAGCCGGGAGTCTACCGATGGGAGCACCAACAGCAACAGCTCCGAGGGCAC gTTCATTTTCCCCACCACCCGGCTCGGGGCTGAAAGCCAGTTTAGTGATTTCCTGGATGGGCTGGGACCAGCCCAGATTGTGGGGCGACAGACATTGGCGACACCACCAATGG GGGACGTGCACGTTGCCATCATGGACCGGAGTGGCCAGCTGGAGGTGGAAGTGATTGAGGCCCGGGGCCTGACCCCCAAACCAGGCTCCAAATCCCTCCCAG CCACCTATATCAAGGTTTACCTGCTTGAGAATGGGGCCTGCTTGGccaaaaagaagacaaaggtCGCCAAGAAGACCTGTGACCCCCTGTACCAGCAGGCTCTGCTCTTTGACGAGGGGCCCCAGGGCAAGGTGCTGCAG GTGATCGTCTGGGGAGACTACGGCCGCATGGACCACAAATGCTTCATGGGCATGGCCCAGATCATGCTGGACGAGCTGGACCTGAGCGCCGCGGTCGCCGGCTGGTACAAACTCTTCCCTACGTCCTCAGTGGCAGACTCTTCGCTTGGATCCCTCACCAGGCGCCTGTCCCAGTCCTCCCTGGAGAGTGCCACCAGCCCCTCGTGCTCCTAA